A genomic stretch from Corvus cornix cornix isolate S_Up_H32 chromosome 9, ASM73873v5, whole genome shotgun sequence includes:
- the CLDN16 gene encoding claudin-16: MKFFLQYVGCFFAFFSAGFLITSTWTDCWMVNADDSLEVSTKCRGLWWECVTNVFDGIQTCDEYDSIYAEHPVKLVLTRAMMITADILSGFGFLFLVLGLDCVKFLPDEPLIKLRICVASGVMLLIAGLPGITGSVWYAVDVYVERSSLLFHNVFLGIQYKFGWSCWLGMAGSLGCFLSGSLLTCCMYLFRETSSGRLHSAYSLRKGYSSAATVVTNVHLPSSQTATSKMYAVDTRV, from the exons ATGAAGTTTTTCCTCCAATATGTGGgctgcttttttgcttttttctctgctgggtTTTTGATAACATCTACCTGGACAGACTGCTGGATGGTGAATGCTGATGACTCCCTGGAG GTGAGTACAAAATGCCGTGGCCTGTGGTGGGAATGTGTCACAAACGTTTTTGATGGGATCCAAACTTGTGATGAGTATGACTCCATCTACGCCGAGCATCCTG TGAAGCTGGTGCTGACCCGAGCCATGATGATCACAGCAGATATCCTGTCAGGATTTGGATTTCTCTTCCTTGTCCTGGGACTGGACTGTGTGAAATTCCTTCCTGATGAGCCGCTCATCAAGCTGCGCATCTGCGTGGCGTCTGGAGTGATGTTGCTCATTGCAG GTCTCCCCGGCATCACGGGCTCTGTGTGGTACGCTGTGGATGTCTACGTGGAGCgctcctctctgctcttccaCAATGTGTTCCTGGGCATCCAGTACAAGTTtggctggtcctgctggctCGGCATGGCAGGGTCACTGGGCTGCTTCTTGTCTGGGTCCCTGCTCACCTGCTGCATGTATCTCTTTAGAG AGACCAGTTCTGGAAGACTCCATTCTGCTTACTCCTTGAGGAAAGGCTATTCCTCAGCTGCGACCGTCGTAACAAATGTGCATTTGCCATCCTCCCAAACGGCCACCTCCAAAATGTATGCGGTGGATACAAGGGTGTGA
- the TMEM207 gene encoding transmembrane protein 207 yields the protein NKAANKALPIFLTLIMRRPRALCLTSWITAGTGVLCLTSFQLADSGSDCELGERCAGQSDENFSSWYVWFLMMFFLAVLLSCGICCCLQCWLKRRSCLSRRTVAVFALSSSDAFCATEAPPCPFSGSLSPCTTAEISCSPAPRFSLEGTELPPSYEDVVKENKF from the exons AACAAGGCTGCAAACAAAGCTCTTCCAATATTTCTCACACTAATAATGCGGAGACCTCGAGCTTTGTGTTTAACTTCGTGGATCACAGCAGGAACTGGAGTTCTGTGTTTAACCTCCTTCCAG TTAGCAGACTCTGGGTCGGACTGTGAGCTTGGCGAGAG GTGTGCTGGACAGAGCGATGAAAACTTTAGCAGCTGGTATGTGTG GTTCCTGATGAtgtttttcctggctgtgcttCTGTCCTGCgggatctgctgctgcctgcagtgctggctgaAGCGGCGGAGCTGCCTCTCCCGACGCACCGTGGCTGTCTTTGCCCTCAGCAGCTCAGATGCCTTTTGTG CTACTGAAGCACCTCCATGCCCATTCTCCGGATCCCTGAGCCCCTGCACGACTGCAGAGATTTCCTGTTCTCCTGCCCCACGCTTCAGCCTTGAGGGAACTGAATTGCCTCCATCTTATGAGGATGTtgtgaaggaaaacaagttCTAG